In Ferribacterium limneticum, a genomic segment contains:
- a CDS encoding methyl-accepting chemotaxis protein gives MKINLPVTQNEVAYPKGRYLVSKTDLKGVITHANDAFVEISGYSRQELIGNSHNMVRHPDMPPEAFSDLWRTVKSGLPWHGVVKNRCKNGDYYWVKAFVVPVRKNGQTVGYMSVRTEPARDLVSQAEGLYRQVREKQAKLPTVNPGLLGRFSFSTRLWTIMGGMAALTAGITVASFASELTSERTLFVGVAALISSLIAISVGVYLSIKIDRPLSRVAEFFDQIAEGNLTNDVDVSNRDETGFLFCQLGGMQVHLLAMLDDISSASSAIETRCQNLSRQMGQVNEQSTLQFDSAKSVAAATEELSVSVREVANSASDTTSAAQRAQQLIKSGNARIRETVQMTTRVVDAVERSSSTINTLSAAINKIGSITKVITDIAGQTNLLALNAAIEAARAGEQGRGFAVVADEVRTLAERTSTSTRDIAATIAEIQSVTLEAVEAMASARKEVEATTSSLQSSAESLDGVTQAADEVAEMAQSISAATVEQTQASEEVAQNMERITQLIEGNLAAAQQANLDSNELLETSVGLKALIGGFQIHKR, from the coding sequence GTGAAAATAAATCTGCCCGTCACGCAGAACGAGGTCGCCTATCCTAAAGGCCGATACCTCGTTTCCAAGACTGACCTTAAAGGCGTCATCACGCATGCCAACGACGCATTCGTGGAAATTAGCGGTTATAGCCGTCAGGAATTGATCGGCAACTCGCACAATATGGTGCGCCATCCGGACATGCCACCCGAGGCTTTTTCCGATTTGTGGCGGACAGTCAAGAGTGGCTTGCCGTGGCACGGTGTCGTCAAAAACCGCTGCAAGAACGGCGACTACTATTGGGTCAAGGCCTTTGTTGTGCCGGTGCGCAAGAATGGCCAGACGGTTGGTTACATGTCCGTTCGTACCGAACCCGCCCGAGACTTGGTCAGTCAGGCTGAAGGTTTGTACCGTCAGGTTCGGGAAAAACAGGCCAAACTGCCGACGGTCAATCCCGGGTTGCTCGGGCGCTTTTCTTTTAGTACTAGGTTGTGGACCATCATGGGGGGCATGGCTGCGCTGACGGCGGGTATCACGGTGGCGTCATTTGCCAGCGAACTGACATCTGAAAGGACGCTGTTTGTCGGCGTGGCGGCTTTGATCTCCTCGCTGATCGCAATCTCCGTCGGCGTTTATCTCTCCATCAAGATCGACCGGCCGCTCTCCAGAGTCGCAGAGTTTTTTGACCAGATAGCGGAAGGCAATCTGACCAACGATGTCGATGTCTCCAACCGGGACGAAACAGGATTCCTTTTCTGCCAATTGGGCGGAATGCAGGTTCACCTCCTCGCCATGCTTGATGATATCTCCAGTGCATCCTCCGCAATCGAAACCCGCTGCCAGAACCTGAGCCGGCAGATGGGGCAGGTCAATGAACAATCCACCCTGCAGTTTGACAGTGCCAAGAGTGTGGCTGCCGCCACCGAAGAACTTAGTGTCTCGGTTCGCGAAGTCGCCAACAGCGCAAGCGACACAACAAGCGCAGCGCAACGTGCTCAGCAACTGATCAAATCAGGAAATGCCAGAATCAGGGAAACGGTACAGATGACGACGCGCGTCGTCGATGCCGTGGAGCGGTCGAGTTCGACGATCAATACCTTGTCGGCTGCCATTAACAAGATTGGCAGCATTACCAAGGTGATTACCGATATTGCCGGGCAAACCAATCTTCTGGCGCTAAATGCCGCCATTGAAGCTGCCCGCGCCGGGGAGCAGGGGCGTGGCTTTGCCGTTGTCGCCGACGAAGTACGGACACTGGCCGAGCGAACCTCGACTAGTACGCGCGATATCGCCGCTACCATCGCCGAGATTCAGAGCGTGACGCTCGAAGCTGTTGAAGCCATGGCTTCGGCCCGCAAGGAAGTGGAGGCGACAACTTCCTCCTTGCAAAGCAGTGCCGAGAGCCTGGATGGTGTAACGCAGGCTGCCGACGAGGTGGCCGAAATGGCGCAAAGTATCTCGGCGGCTACTGTCGAACAAACCCAGGCCAGCGAAGAAGTTGCCCAGAACATGGAGCGGATTACGCAACTGATCGAGGGCAACTTGGCGGCAGCACAGCAAGCAAATCTGGATTCCAATGAATTGCTCGAGACATCAGTGGGTTTAAAGGCCTTGATTGGCGGATTTCAGATTCATAAAAGGTGA
- a CDS encoding response regulator, translating into MIRIIVADDHAIVRGGLKQIIATTADIVVVGEATKGQEVLDRLSEIQVDLVLLDMAMPDTQGVDLIQSISARWPSLPILVLSMHNEGQIVARALKAGARGYVTKDSEPEVLISGIRKIADGGKFMDPALVDVMLFDVTCGLAQPRQALSGRERQVLEGISAGQSLGQIAEGLHLSPKTVSTHKMRLMEKLSIDNNADLMRYAIRHGLADG; encoded by the coding sequence GTGATCAGGATCATCGTTGCCGATGACCATGCTATCGTCCGCGGCGGGCTGAAACAGATAATTGCGACGACTGCTGATATCGTGGTCGTTGGCGAAGCGACGAAGGGCCAGGAAGTCCTGGATCGTTTGAGCGAGATACAGGTCGACCTGGTTTTGCTCGATATGGCGATGCCTGATACGCAGGGAGTTGACCTGATTCAGAGTATTAGTGCCCGATGGCCTTCACTGCCGATTCTTGTGCTATCGATGCACAATGAAGGACAAATCGTTGCACGAGCGCTCAAAGCAGGTGCTCGCGGCTACGTGACCAAAGATAGTGAACCGGAAGTCTTGATCAGCGGGATTCGTAAAATTGCCGACGGTGGGAAATTCATGGATCCGGCTTTGGTTGACGTCATGTTGTTTGATGTTACTTGCGGCCTCGCTCAACCTCGCCAAGCTCTTTCCGGGAGGGAGCGTCAGGTCCTGGAAGGAATTTCAGCAGGGCAGTCGCTCGGGCAAATTGCTGAAGGACTTCATCTGAGTCCAAAAACGGTCAGTACCCATAAGATGCGCCTAATGGAGAAACTCAGCATCGACAACAATGCTGATTTGATGCGCTACGCTATTCGTCACGGCCTTGCTGATGGTTGA
- a CDS encoding PAS domain S-box protein, translating to MNSNLNIEFQTFFVSVFSLAAIILGCAILVISKFRRAKEEMRISKDFFQSTFDAAAVGMAVANIDGRYVKVNRAMCEFVGYSESELLRMSYREITFPEDIEANVQARQRLLAGEMSTFRQEKRYVRKDGQVVWAVMVVSQICDKSGLAIYTIGQMLDIDTLKRIEQSLRASQAGLAHAQRISRIGEWEWNIEEDSFEWSDEICHLFGIDRSQLPKTYKDIISNAYSDDRPLLEGALNRALQDHKMFTIDLRILLPTDGGLRFVCLRGEVVVDASGKPAKIRGTTQDITERKQTELALVESRQLLRELSLHQKNLLEEERKYIAHEIHDELGQRLTALKMDISLLRLRFGKDPELLEKLEDMRVLAEGTIGVVRNIASDLRPSALDLGLVPAIEWLAQDLEAHSDICCRLDLGNEEISMNDTQATVVFRVVQESLTNVARHAKASEVVIALSRGNGQLLLKIQDDGCGFDPSAVIQSRGFGLFGMRERALGLGGKLQIESAPARGTTVSIEFPFPMGAKV from the coding sequence ATGAATTCAAACTTGAATATTGAGTTTCAGACTTTTTTCGTATCAGTTTTCTCTCTCGCAGCAATCATTCTTGGCTGCGCGATATTGGTTATCAGCAAATTTCGGCGCGCCAAAGAAGAAATGCGGATCAGCAAGGATTTTTTTCAAAGCACCTTCGATGCTGCTGCAGTTGGGATGGCCGTTGCCAACATCGATGGGCGTTATGTCAAAGTCAATCGAGCGATGTGCGAATTCGTTGGGTACTCCGAATCGGAATTACTCCGCATGTCCTATCGGGAAATAACCTTTCCTGAGGATATCGAGGCCAATGTCCAAGCGCGCCAACGTTTGCTTGCAGGCGAAATGTCGACTTTCCGTCAGGAAAAGCGTTACGTGCGCAAGGATGGGCAGGTGGTTTGGGCGGTTATGGTGGTATCACAGATATGTGACAAGAGTGGCTTAGCGATCTACACCATTGGACAAATGCTCGACATCGACACGCTTAAGCGCATAGAACAGAGCTTGCGGGCCAGCCAGGCTGGGCTGGCGCATGCCCAGCGGATTAGCAGAATTGGCGAATGGGAATGGAATATCGAGGAAGACTCCTTCGAGTGGTCGGATGAAATTTGCCATCTTTTTGGGATTGATCGCTCACAACTCCCAAAGACTTACAAAGATATTATTTCAAATGCATACTCTGACGACCGCCCACTGCTTGAAGGTGCGCTTAATAGGGCATTGCAAGACCACAAAATGTTTACCATCGATCTTCGAATATTACTTCCGACGGATGGTGGCTTACGTTTTGTCTGCCTCCGCGGTGAGGTTGTTGTTGATGCTTCTGGAAAGCCTGCAAAAATCCGCGGGACTACACAAGACATCACTGAGCGCAAGCAAACAGAGTTGGCTTTGGTTGAGTCGCGGCAGTTGCTAAGAGAGTTATCACTGCATCAAAAAAACCTTCTCGAAGAAGAACGGAAATATATTGCTCATGAAATTCATGACGAGCTTGGCCAGCGCCTGACAGCACTAAAAATGGATATTTCCCTGCTTCGCCTGCGTTTTGGCAAAGATCCGGAGTTACTGGAAAAGCTGGAGGACATGCGGGTGCTTGCCGAAGGCACCATCGGCGTTGTCCGCAATATTGCCAGTGACCTTCGGCCGTCTGCACTGGATCTGGGCTTGGTTCCGGCTATCGAGTGGCTCGCCCAAGACTTGGAGGCGCATTCGGATATCTGTTGTCGCCTGGACTTGGGAAATGAAGAAATTTCGATGAACGATACTCAAGCTACCGTTGTTTTTCGTGTCGTGCAGGAGTCATTAACCAATGTTGCACGTCATGCCAAGGCCAGCGAGGTGGTGATCGCGCTGAGCAGGGGTAATGGGCAACTCCTGCTGAAGATTCAAGATGATGGCTGCGGTTTTGACCCGAGTGCAGTGATCCAGTCACGGGGCTTTGGGCTTTTTGGCATGCGAGAGCGGGCTCTTGGTTTGGGCGGGAAACTTCAGATTGAAAGTGCGCCGGCTCGGGGAACAACCGTATCGATTGAGTTTCCCTTTCCGATGGGGGCAAAGGTGTGA
- a CDS encoding TetR/AcrR family transcriptional regulator, giving the protein MTKSTLQETPDRKRRKDKRPNEILDAALKVFLERGYSSAKMDDIAALAGVRKGTVYLYFKNKEILFLEVIRRNTIPHIEIANQIVKEYRGPKTALIQMLVTFWWEQVGATTTGEILKIIIGEARNFPSVAQFYLSNVFQPAWNIIASLLQSGIESGEFREVDSELVSRALIKNLLIIVLWRVTFGESDDVALDAEFKMILDYFFAGLRIL; this is encoded by the coding sequence ATGACGAAATCTACGCTACAGGAAACCCCTGATCGTAAGCGGCGGAAAGATAAGCGCCCAAACGAAATACTCGACGCAGCTTTGAAGGTTTTTCTGGAGAGAGGTTACTCCTCGGCAAAAATGGACGATATTGCTGCCTTGGCTGGCGTTAGGAAGGGCACTGTATATTTGTATTTTAAAAACAAAGAAATCCTGTTTTTAGAAGTCATAAGGCGGAACACGATACCGCATATTGAAATAGCTAATCAGATAGTCAAAGAGTATCGAGGGCCCAAGACTGCCTTAATTCAAATGCTTGTTACGTTCTGGTGGGAACAGGTGGGGGCTACAACAACAGGAGAAATTCTGAAAATAATAATTGGTGAAGCTAGAAATTTTCCTTCGGTAGCACAGTTCTATTTAAGCAATGTTTTTCAACCTGCTTGGAATATTATTGCGTCCTTGCTCCAGTCAGGAATTGAAAGTGGCGAGTTTAGGGAGGTTGATTCAGAGCTAGTGTCGCGAGCACTTATAAAGAATTTACTGATTATTGTGTTGTGGCGGGTCACGTTCGGTGAGTCAGATGATGTCGCTTTGGATGCTGAGTTCAAAATGATACTTGATTATTTTTTCGCTGGATTAAGAATTCTCTGA
- a CDS encoding ABC transporter permease, producing the protein MNGCQTSLLTFIVQGVLTVPIEDSVALFLAIAALDLVVATSMGIFMATLARNMPQFGLLAMLVLLPRRLLSGGVTPRESMPMLAQNVTEISPTTHFVAAAQAILYRGAGLDVLWL; encoded by the coding sequence ATGAACGGCTGCCAGACATCGTTGCTGACCTTCATCGTGCAGGGCGTGCTCACTGTACCGATCGAAGATTCAGTGGCGCTGTTTCTGGCAATTGCTGCATTGGATCTTGTTGTTGCCACCTCGATGGGTATTTTTATGGCAACCCTGGCGCGTAACATGCCGCAGTTCGGTTTGTTGGCAATGCTGGTGCTTTTGCCAAGGAGGTTGCTCTCGGGCGGTGTGACGCCACGTGAGAGTATGCCGATGCTCGCGCAAAACGTGACGGAGATCTCGCCGACCACGCATTTTGTTGCCGCTGCCCAAGCGATCCTCTATCGCGGCGCGGGTCTCGATGTGCTTTGGCTTTAA
- a CDS encoding patatin-like phospholipase family protein encodes MIWKPIGGNPERPPKIALVLGSGSARGLAHLGVIRAIEAAGIEVDFVVGTSMGALIGAIYAAGKLDDLETTFKTFDWKKTLAFFDVILPKSGLLDGAKVSELIRAHIHADSISALRKPFAALATDIVNGDEVVIRHGDVIEAVRASISVPGIFTPVRSNGRILVDGGLTNPVPVSVARAMGADIVIAVDLNHEIIAGKNFKPLRGLPNGANDETLGMFSRWVDGYRQSMQEVKSRLLALDAPGAAQFARWASSEEAMPNIFEVLLASINIMETRITQTRLELDQPDILIRPPLGDIRFLEFGRAEEIIEIGYRNAQETLARLPCQLPRR; translated from the coding sequence ATGATCTGGAAGCCAATCGGCGGCAATCCCGAGCGTCCGCCAAAAATCGCTCTCGTTCTCGGTAGCGGCTCGGCCCGCGGACTCGCGCATCTTGGCGTCATCCGGGCCATCGAAGCGGCGGGCATCGAAGTGGACTTCGTGGTCGGCACGAGCATGGGAGCGCTGATCGGAGCGATCTACGCAGCCGGCAAGCTGGACGATCTGGAAACCACCTTCAAAACTTTCGACTGGAAAAAAACGCTCGCCTTCTTTGACGTCATCCTGCCCAAGTCCGGCCTGCTCGACGGCGCCAAGGTCAGCGAATTGATACGGGCCCACATTCATGCTGACAGCATCTCGGCACTGCGCAAACCCTTTGCCGCCTTGGCGACGGACATTGTCAACGGCGATGAAGTGGTCATCCGGCACGGCGATGTAATTGAGGCGGTGCGTGCCAGTATATCGGTGCCGGGCATCTTTACGCCGGTGCGCAGCAACGGTCGAATTCTGGTGGACGGCGGCTTGACCAACCCGGTGCCGGTGAGCGTCGCCCGCGCCATGGGAGCCGACATCGTGATCGCGGTCGATCTCAACCACGAAATCATTGCCGGCAAGAATTTCAAGCCGCTGCGTGGCCTGCCCAATGGCGCGAATGACGAGACGCTGGGGATGTTCTCGCGCTGGGTGGACGGCTATCGCCAGTCGATGCAGGAGGTCAAGAGCCGTCTGCTCGCCCTGGATGCACCGGGGGCTGCGCAGTTCGCGCGTTGGGCATCGAGCGAGGAGGCAATGCCCAACATCTTCGAAGTGCTGTTGGCCTCGATCAACATCATGGAAACCCGCATTACGCAAACCCGTCTCGAACTCGATCAACCGGATATCCTGATCAGGCCGCCGCTCGGTGATATCCGTTTCCTAGAATTTGGCCGCGCCGAGGAAATCATCGAGATCGGCTACCGAAATGCGCAAGAAACGCTCGCCCGCTTGCCCTGCCAGCTACCGCGGCGGTAG
- a CDS encoding ABC1 kinase family protein, whose amino-acid sequence MLWQALTAVRDLGRLHDIAAILVRYGFGDMVRRMGLANALERAGRMLHWSNAEEFAHMPPPERVRRALEEMGPTFVKLGQVLATRIDLFEPEWIAEFGKLQDSAPAAPWADISQQLTEDLGASPETVFAAFDPEPLAAASIAQVHRARLDDGSCVVVKVRRPGIRPIIEADLRWLMRLAELAETESSELRAFHPQEVARNFSLSLRRELDFAGECRNAERIAESFAGYADSDSPEPGQNGEAAVPATASAIIVIPRVYWQWTGERVCVQEFIDGISGRNLQAVEQAGLDRKVLAQRGANAVLKMILEDGFFHADPHPGNIFYLPGNRIAFIDFGMVGRLTEERRDQLISLLLGLVKHQPQRVADVMLDWTAEVTVDEAGLILEIQTFVDQYHGVALKQLKLGAMLSDLVDILRQHQLALPTDLSLLVKAFISLEGMGRELDPEFDMAGAALSLLERAMRARYTPAAILKRSWHTASEAIALIAGLPQDISRLLRAARRGRLEIHIDISHLKRVGNQLDSAANRLVIGIVVAALIIGSSIVMTVPGGPTLLGLPVFGLLGFFGAVVGGVWLLLSIWKTGRMDRER is encoded by the coding sequence ATGCTTTGGCAGGCGTTGACGGCGGTGCGTGACCTCGGGCGCCTGCACGACATCGCCGCGATTCTGGTCCGCTACGGTTTCGGCGACATGGTGCGGCGCATGGGGTTGGCCAACGCCCTGGAGCGCGCCGGGCGAATGCTGCACTGGAGCAATGCCGAAGAGTTCGCCCACATGCCCCCGCCCGAACGGGTGCGGCGGGCCCTGGAAGAAATGGGGCCGACCTTCGTCAAGCTTGGCCAAGTACTTGCTACCCGCATCGACCTGTTCGAGCCGGAGTGGATCGCCGAATTCGGAAAGCTACAGGACAGCGCCCCCGCTGCGCCCTGGGCGGACATTAGTCAGCAACTCACCGAGGACCTTGGTGCGTCGCCGGAGACCGTCTTCGCCGCTTTCGACCCGGAGCCGCTGGCGGCGGCGTCGATTGCCCAAGTGCACCGCGCCCGTCTCGACGACGGCAGTTGCGTCGTGGTCAAGGTGCGCCGACCAGGCATCCGGCCGATCATCGAAGCCGACCTGCGATGGCTAATGCGCCTGGCAGAACTCGCCGAGACGGAAAGCTCGGAGTTGCGTGCCTTCCACCCGCAGGAGGTAGCGCGCAACTTTAGTCTGTCTTTGCGACGCGAACTCGATTTCGCCGGCGAGTGTCGCAATGCCGAGCGTATCGCCGAGAGCTTCGCCGGCTATGCCGACTCCGACTCGCCAGAGCCCGGGCAAAACGGCGAAGCGGCCGTGCCGGCAACAGCGTCGGCGATCATCGTCATTCCCCGCGTATATTGGCAATGGACCGGCGAGCGGGTGTGTGTGCAGGAATTCATCGACGGCATTTCCGGGCGCAACCTGCAGGCTGTCGAACAGGCCGGGCTGGACCGCAAGGTCCTGGCGCAACGCGGGGCGAACGCGGTGTTGAAGATGATCCTCGAAGATGGTTTCTTCCACGCTGACCCGCATCCCGGCAACATCTTCTACCTGCCCGGCAACCGCATCGCATTCATCGACTTCGGCATGGTCGGAAGGCTTACCGAGGAGCGGCGCGACCAACTGATCAGCCTGTTGCTGGGGCTGGTAAAACATCAGCCACAGCGCGTCGCCGACGTTATGCTTGACTGGACGGCCGAGGTCACCGTCGACGAGGCGGGCCTGATACTGGAAATCCAGACTTTCGTCGATCAGTACCATGGCGTGGCGCTAAAGCAGCTCAAGCTGGGTGCCATGCTTTCCGATCTGGTGGATATTCTGCGCCAGCACCAGTTGGCCTTGCCGACTGATCTTTCCCTGCTGGTCAAGGCCTTCATCAGCCTCGAGGGAATGGGGCGCGAACTCGACCCGGAGTTCGACATGGCCGGCGCAGCGCTTTCCTTGCTGGAACGGGCAATGCGCGCCCGTTACACGCCGGCCGCCATCCTCAAACGCAGTTGGCATACGGCGAGCGAAGCGATCGCGCTGATTGCCGGCTTGCCGCAGGATATCTCCCGCTTACTGCGCGCCGCCCGCCGCGGGCGGCTGGAAATTCACATCGACATTTCGCACCTGAAACGGGTCGGTAACCAACTCGACAGCGCCGCCAACCGCCTGGTAATAGGTATTGTCGTCGCTGCGTTGATCATCGGCTCCTCCATAGTCATGACCGTGCCCGGTGGGCCGACCCTGCTCGGACTGCCGGTATTTGGTCTGCTCGGCTTTTTCGGTGCGGTTGTCGGCGGCGTCTGGCTGCTGCTGTCGATCTGGAAAACCGGAAGAATGGACCGCGAGCGATGA
- a CDS encoding DUF6781 family protein: MQIESGNATGGNIDAAKFEADVRRAVEQGHDVQEMVRGLTIQMISKHTLDMESVGQIASAALRGARDGTEKAFSQSAAQLDATRTRLGQAVAGLDAGLAQVAEASKLALQEAVGRAQSFSNEDLTRARADLESLEAMFVETLQSSAAGAKDAIGKIFADLAEHSRIHGSAVGRQLQETLGDLTQQIGVAGRSQLEASLHLTHATTDLLRQIAAGGLSGLADRVKPHHPQGKEN, from the coding sequence ATGCAAATAGAATCCGGTAATGCCACTGGCGGCAACATCGATGCCGCCAAGTTTGAGGCTGATGTACGCCGTGCCGTCGAGCAGGGCCATGATGTGCAGGAAATGGTGCGTGGTCTCACCATACAAATGATCAGCAAACACACGCTTGATATGGAGTCGGTGGGACAAATTGCGAGTGCCGCACTACGTGGGGCGAGGGATGGTACCGAAAAGGCGTTTAGCCAGTCGGCGGCCCAACTCGACGCGACACGGACGCGCCTCGGACAGGCCGTCGCCGGGTTGGATGCGGGGCTGGCACAAGTAGCCGAAGCGTCCAAGCTGGCATTGCAGGAAGCGGTGGGGCGGGCACAGTCCTTTTCCAACGAGGATCTGACACGAGCTCGCGCCGACCTGGAAAGCCTGGAGGCGATGTTCGTGGAAACGCTGCAAAGCTCCGCCGCGGGTGCCAAGGACGCGATAGGGAAAATTTTCGCCGATCTGGCCGAACACAGTCGCATTCATGGTTCTGCGGTCGGCCGACAGTTGCAGGAAACCCTTGGCGATCTCACACAACAGATTGGCGTAGCGGGACGCTCGCAGCTTGAAGCCAGCCTGCATTTGACGCATGCCACCACCGACCTGTTGCGGCAAATTGCGGCCGGTGGGCTCAGTGGCCTGGCCGATCGGGTCAAGCCACATCATCCCCAAGGCAAGGAAAACTGA
- the phaP gene encoding TIGR01841 family phasin (Members of this family are phasins (small proteins associated with inclusions such as PHA granules). Note that several different families of phasins have been named PhaP despite very little sequence similarity to each other.), whose product MSAAHTGFATTQRLVALSFETIRVVLDDGAQNARALLTTQNPQETASLSGALSNAAADRAVACSRSVFEIA is encoded by the coding sequence ATGTCAGCAGCGCACACGGGATTTGCTACTACTCAGCGTCTGGTGGCTTTAAGTTTCGAAACAATTCGCGTGGTGCTCGATGATGGCGCCCAAAATGCTCGCGCTCTGCTAACCACCCAAAATCCGCAGGAAACCGCTTCCCTGTCCGGCGCGCTATCGAACGCAGCAGCTGACCGGGCCGTAGCGTGCTCGCGCAGCGTTTTCGAAATCGCTTGA
- a CDS encoding TetR/AcrR family transcriptional regulator, whose protein sequence is MPRATAINTLAVSRRPGRPKGFDSTCRDKLLAVALSSFARHGFDGVSLRTIASTAGFDVSMLAHHFGSKADLWRTVVDEVAQKHQTLQLELNELKSADQPLVRRVTSLLDRMVDHLADQPETILFITREISAPSERLDYLVEHLIRPGSEICVPLWREAMDAGLLRPSNPVVLHVGLFSGVAMILSSRHIIARLGGGDVGIEQLKTEIHASLLGNVTADCPCSSSLPPSGKL, encoded by the coding sequence ATGCCGCGTGCTACCGCAATAAATACACTGGCCGTATCTCGCCGCCCTGGGCGCCCGAAGGGATTTGATTCGACCTGCCGCGACAAATTGTTGGCTGTGGCACTTTCGTCTTTTGCCCGCCACGGCTTTGACGGTGTCAGCTTGCGGACCATCGCCAGCACAGCAGGTTTTGATGTATCAATGCTTGCTCATCATTTCGGGTCCAAGGCAGACTTATGGCGTACGGTTGTTGATGAAGTTGCTCAGAAGCATCAAACCTTACAGCTTGAACTCAATGAACTGAAGTCTGCAGACCAACCTTTAGTAAGACGCGTCACATCGCTTCTGGATAGGATGGTTGATCATTTGGCAGACCAACCGGAAACTATCCTGTTCATTACGCGCGAAATCTCAGCCCCCAGCGAGCGACTCGATTACCTTGTTGAACATTTGATCCGTCCCGGCTCTGAGATTTGTGTTCCCTTGTGGCGCGAAGCGATGGATGCCGGCTTGCTGCGACCGTCAAACCCTGTGGTGCTACACGTGGGATTGTTCAGCGGGGTCGCTATGATTCTTTCCTCTCGGCACATCATTGCGCGACTTGGAGGAGGAGATGTTGGTATCGAGCAACTTAAGACTGAAATACATGCATCTTTGCTCGGTAATGTAACGGCCGATTGTCCTTGTAGTTCAAGCCTCCCGCCTTCGGGCAAGCTATAA
- a CDS encoding DUF2141 domain-containing protein: MQRLPIQVLLACLLAVGHAQADNSQLVVNLLGVRNETGNLRASLYREPETFRKEDKALKVISLPAAKGDSKFVFDSLPLGRYAVMVYHDENADQKLNLRFGMFPTEGYGLSNNPKVMGPPKFADSAFEVAGPETSIDIKLAY, encoded by the coding sequence ATGCAGCGCCTGCCCATTCAGGTATTGCTTGCCTGCCTGCTCGCAGTCGGCCATGCGCAGGCGGACAACAGCCAGCTAGTCGTCAACCTGCTTGGCGTCCGCAACGAAACCGGCAATCTGCGCGCCTCCCTCTATCGGGAACCGGAAACCTTCCGCAAGGAAGACAAGGCACTGAAGGTCATTTCCCTGCCGGCGGCAAAGGGAGACTCGAAATTCGTATTCGACAGCCTGCCGCTGGGCCGCTACGCCGTGATGGTCTATCACGACGAGAACGCCGACCAGAAACTGAACCTGCGATTCGGCATGTTCCCGACCGAAGGCTATGGCTTGTCCAACAATCCGAAAGTAATGGGACCGCCCAAATTCGCCGACAGCGCCTTCGAGGTCGCCGGACCTGAGACATCGATCGACATCAAGCTTGCTTATTAG
- a CDS encoding transposase, whose amino-acid sequence MGLDLKPVSRLVAWLGLTLRQNSSTGKTKLGAISKRGDVTLCTLLIHGTR is encoded by the coding sequence ATCGGCCTTGACCTAAAGCCTGTCAGCCGGCTCGTCGCCTGGCTGGGTCTGACGCTACGGCAGAATTCCAGCACCGGCAAGACGAAGCTCGGTGCGATCAGCAAGCGCGGCGATGTCACTCTGTGCACCTTGCTGATTCACGGCACCCGCTAG
- a CDS encoding JAB domain-containing protein: MNMSALSRADLVSELLSPPVCTSSEHRWHVSDAVGTTGTEGKPDTVLTRRLKVARELLLRDLHEQMRSAPIMSSPQVLRDWLRLHCAGLEYEVFMVLYLDAHHRLIEAEELFRGTLTQTSVYPREVVKGALIRNAAALAVAHNHPSGEAEQSRADEVLTQTLKSALSLVDVRIIDHFVVAGDQVLSFAERGLM; this comes from the coding sequence ATGAATATGTCTGCCCTGTCCCGTGCCGACCTGGTCAGCGAACTGCTGTCACCTCCGGTTTGCACGTCGAGTGAGCACCGCTGGCATGTCAGTGATGCCGTGGGCACCACTGGCACGGAAGGTAAGCCCGATACCGTGCTCACCCGCCGTCTAAAGGTTGCCCGCGAGTTGCTGCTACGCGACCTGCACGAGCAAATGCGCAGCGCTCCGATCATGTCATCGCCGCAAGTCCTGCGCGATTGGCTGCGCCTCCACTGCGCCGGGCTGGAATACGAGGTGTTCATGGTTCTTTACCTCGATGCGCATCACCGCCTGATCGAGGCCGAAGAGTTGTTTCGGGGGACCCTGACCCAGACCTCCGTCTACCCCCGCGAAGTGGTCAAGGGCGCACTCATCCGCAACGCAGCTGCATTGGCCGTGGCTCACAACCACCCGTCGGGAGAGGCCGAGCAGTCACGTGCCGATGAAGTGCTGACGCAGACCCTGAAATCGGCGTTGAGCCTGGTGGACGTGCGGATCATCGACCATTTTGTCGTGGCCGGCGACCAAGTACTCTCTTTTGCCGAACGAGGGCTGATGTAG